In the Candidatus Fermentibacter sp. genome, CCAGTTCGACGGGATGATCGTGCTATATGCGGCGGAACGGACCCGGACGGACTCAGGGCCAGAGAGTCAGGCTCCAATGCTCTGATCAGTGCTGAATCAACTCCGGGGCGCTCCCCGAACAACCTGTTCGAATCAGCTGCTCGCCTTCCTCTGTGAATGCTCGCGCCTCGCGGCGATGCCAGGGGATGGGACGAGGGGATCAGGGGGAGCGGAAACCCTCGGGCAGGTGAGGCTCCAGAGCCCCGATCAGTGCTGGAATGTCCCGGGTGGCTACGAGCCAGACCCTCTCGGCCAGTATTTCGCCGTATTCGTGAGCCAGGATGTTGCGAAGGCCGACTATGGCTTTCCATGGGACTTCGGGCGTGAGCAGTCGGATACTCTCCGAGAGATGCCTGGCAGCTTCGCTTATCACGATCAGTTGCCTCTCCACGGCATACCTGACGAGCTTTTCGGACTGGAAGCGCTCGAAGTCGATGTCCGAGACGAAGGCACCTATCTCTTTCGCAGCCGTAGTCAGATCGAACAGAAGGGCTGCATCCCTTTCTTCAGGAGCCATAGAGGGATTTCCTCTCGGAGAGGATACGTTCCCTGCGTATCGGATTCGAGATGGCGGCCTTCTCAACGAGGTCGACCTGGAGCCCCAGCATCTCCTCCAGCTCGAGGCGCATGTTCATCAGGTCGAGATAGCTGATGCCGGATCCATCCTCGAACTCGACGAGGAGGTCGATGTCGCTGCCCTCGGCTGCATCGCCCCGTGCCCTGGAGCCGAACACCGAGAGCGACCGCACCCCGTTGCGCCTGCAGAAGGCTCGCAGGGTGATGAGTTTCGAGCGTGGAACCCCGATCATGCTTCCCTCCTCGGCTTCATTATGCACAGCAGAGGACGGGCAGTCACCTGCCTGCTCCGCGCTGAGTGATTCGAAAGGTGGATGGTGCTGGTCACTGTCATCATGGAAGCTGGAACACGCGGGGCTGGCGACCCCTTCATTGCCGCGTCTGTGGAAATGAAGAGGCCCGGCAGTTCGCTTGTTCCTGCGTCCGCAGGAACAAGCTGGTCCGGCAGTGGCTTGTCATGATCCGATAGACCGGATCGGCAAGCCGCGAGAGGACCTCGGAGTACTTCCTCAGACGAGAGCCAGGCGAACCGCGAAAGGGCCGGAACGTACATCCTCAGACGCGCCTGTAGAGATTGGATTCCGCATCGCCGGGGATGGAGGACGGGGAGCCTGACACCGTGGACTGCGATGAAGGCCCTGAGGCCCGGGC is a window encoding:
- a CDS encoding DUF86 domain-containing protein, with the translated sequence MAPEERDAALLFDLTTAAKEIGAFVSDIDFERFQSEKLVRYAVERQLIVISEAARHLSESIRLLTPEVPWKAIVGLRNILAHEYGEILAERVWLVATRDIPALIGALEPHLPEGFRSP
- a CDS encoding nucleotidyltransferase family protein, translated to MIGVPRSKLITLRAFCRRNGVRSLSVFGSRARGDAAEGSDIDLLVEFEDGSGISYLDLMNMRLELEEMLGLQVDLVEKAAISNPIRRERILSERKSLYGS